In Sphaerodactylus townsendi isolate TG3544 linkage group LG13, MPM_Stown_v2.3, whole genome shotgun sequence, one DNA window encodes the following:
- the LOC125442557 gene encoding uncharacterized protein LOC125442557, whose product MDKTLPLARRPGWLHLLTAAFCFWGAEGKVYYSCGAEFNSLERGLILSPGFPNSYSSGMHCIWQFFIPARMYLMLEIFDFDVFESTSKNQNDWDSFPPPPKNINKEVSPTEENLDFFTVLPTKGPLLQDSHVTNFDSLQDRFLETTSSKHESKPFPQTEELASAQPSGLPLMETDNLTLPRQKGDGQETSEDLKDKILFVHLTSREKREDDEGQKKPLKEVASGEDGTISATVLTTDTSSTQQSPADVCPHDVLYVTDLITFSSRFCGTNSPLNKDMAFGSSLKMVEVIVELITTTDRGRGFAMLFEYKNDTESIVVNDLTNGKENIMMLVIITGILFFALVLLSTLCIACRQKLCPKRNSLDVRCDQENGIRNAGIDINELRLVMPSQENENNNHSVGGNGAVTSCEGSTEPSPPQTDPDVPSSTSAVTTESGSDEVFIISAGPGASGLSFTSYRIQDKSLKRSITSPGSVFDWPTTNHTDQGTGVTEKRLAQTESHCPRQRTWSARTSPDLLTPLPQLQNQWCSWTTNSPFTKLGFSTLTRNPTTAARKITSAAEIEGMLELTYSDSSASTASYPLTHSAQKQRKLSSCNLKRSRFGNPYFGFLTSSPDCNLPRPSDPSKPLNVRSLGNNQSQGLKEPLEGPAQLKSAASKSKELSLEMDKPKAVFVISEEGDDQQPLVLAEHINPYADALPEPNVVIHNLAMAVIDEQPAGRTVQGEGFAESPSIRTEFDLWGEYPSSFRDSSKGCNIYKEQNNCPPVTEANDAHQTFDSLASHTLCQTSIQ is encoded by the exons GTATACTATTCTTGTGGTGCGGAGTTCAACTCGTTGGAAAGAGGTCTTATTTTATCACCCGGTTTCCCAAACAGTTACTCTTCAGGCATGCACTGTATTTGGCAGTTTTTCATTCCTGCTCGAATGTACCTAATGCTGGAAATTTTTGACTTTGATGTGTTTGAAAGCACCAGCAAGAACCAAAATGACTGGGAtagtttccctcctcctcccaaaaaTATCAATAAGGAAGTTTCTCCCACTGAGGAAAACCTAGACTTTTTCACTGTGTTACCTACGAAGGGACCCTTGCTTCAGGATTCTCACGTAACGAATTTTGATAGCCTCCAAGATAGGTTTCTGGAGACCACCTCTTCAAAACACGAGTCCAAACCGTTCCCGCAAACAGAAGAGTTAGCAAGCGCTCAGCCTAGCGGACTACCATTAATGGAAACAGACAATCTCACTTTGCCGAGACAAAAGGGGGATGGGCAAGAGACTAGTGAAGACCTGAAGGATAAAATCTTGTTTGTGCACCTCACATctagagagaaaagagaggatgATGAAGGCCAGAAGAAACCTTTAAAGGAAGTAGCTTCTGGGGAAGATGGGACCATTTCAGCAACAGTGTTAACCACAGACACGTCCTCCACCCAGCAGTCTCCAGCTGATGTATGTCCCCATGACGTCTTGTATGTCACTGACCTCATCACCTTTTCTTCTCGCTTCTGCGGCACAAATTCACCATTGAACAAGGACATGGCTTTTGGGTCTTCTCTGAAGATGGTAGAGGTCATTGTGGAGCTGATCACGACCACCGATCGTGGGCGAGGCTTTGCGATGCTGTTTGAGTACAAGAACGATACAGAATCGATTGTCGTGAATGATTTGACGAATGGGAAAGAGAATATCATGATGCTGGTCATCATCACAGGGATTCTTTTCTTTGCCCTTGTCCTGTTGTCCACACTCTGTATTGCTTGCAG GCAGAAGCTGTGTCCCAAAAGGAACTCTCTGGATGTACGCTGTGACCAGGAG AACGGGATCCGGAATGCTGGCATTGATATCAATGAGCTCCGCTTGGTCATGCCAAGCCAAGAGAACGAAAACAACAACCACTCTGTTGGGGGAAATGGAGCGG tcACCTCCTGCGAAGGCAGCACAGAACCTTCCCCACCACAAACTGACCCAGATGTCCCCTCCTCAACCTCCGCCGTGACCACAGAGTCTGGAAGCGATGAAGTGTTTATTATTTCAGCCGGTCCTGGAGCTAGCGGCTTGAGTTTTACCTCTTACAGAATCCAG gACAAGAGCCTAAAGAGAAGCATCACAAGTCCAGGCTCTGTTTTCGATTGGCCGACGACCAATCACACTGATCAAGGCACAGGTGTTACGGAGAAAAGGTTGGCACAGACCGAGAGCCACTGCCCCAGGCAACGAACATGGAGCGCACGAACTTCTCCAGATTTACTGACTCCGTTACCTCAGCTACAGAATCAATGGTGCAGCTGGACAACCAACAGCCCTTTCACAAAACTG GGCTTTTCTACATTGACAAGAAATCCAACCACGGCTGCAAGAAAAATAACATCCGCAGCAGAGATTGAGGGGATGTTGGAGTTGACTTACTCAGACTCATCGGCCAGTACCGCATCCTACCCGCTGACACATTCGGCACAAAAACAGCGCAAGTTAAGCAGCTGTAATCTGAAGCGATCCCGATTTGGAAACCCTTATTTTGGATTTTTGACCAGCTCTCCTGATTGTAACCTTCCAAGGCCATCTGATCCCTCAAAGCCTTTGAATGTCAGGTCTCTGGGCAACAACCAAAGCCAGGGATTGAAGGAGCCTCTGGAAGGTCCCGCCCAACTCAAAAGCGCTGCTTCAAAATCCAAGGAGCTCTCCTTGGAAATGGACAAACCCAAAGCTGTTTTTGTGATTTCTGAAGAAGGGGACGACCAACAGCCACTGGTTTTAGCAGAACATATTAATCCATACGCAGATGCTTTACCTGAACCAAATGTTGTCATACACAATCTAGCGATGGCCGTGATAGATGAGCAGCCAGCGGGCCGAACTGTTCAAGGAGAAGGCTTTGCCGAGTCTCCCAGCATCAGGACAGAATTTGATCTTTGGGGAGAGTACCCCAGTTCATTCAGAGATTCCTCCAAGGGTTGCAACATTTATAAGGAACAAAACAACTGCCCACCAGTTACAGAGGCCAACGACGCTCATCAGACATTTGACTCTTTAGCATCTCACACATTGTGCCAAACTTCAATTCAGTAA